The genomic stretch TTACCTCCTTCTGCAGAAATTATATCAGCTGCATGGAAGAAGTGAACCATACATCTGTATCACAATTCCTCCTCACAGGCCTCTCAGATGACCCTAAATTGCAGCCTGTTCTCTTtgccctgttcctgtccatgtatctggtcacagtgcttgggaacctgctcatcatcctggctgtcagctctgactcccacctccacacccccatgtacttcttcctctccaatctGTCCTTGGTTGACATCTGCTTCATCTCCACCActgtcccaaagatgctggtgaacatccaggcACAGAGCAAAGACATCTCCTACATAGAGTGCTGCACTCaggtgtattttttaattattttcattggaATGGATAATTTCCTCCTATCTGTGATGGCCTTtgaccgctttgtggccatctgccaccccctgAACTACACAGTCATCATGAGCCCCCGACTCTGTGCCCTCCTGGTTCTGATGTCTTGGCTCATCATGTTCTGGGTCTCCTTGATTCATATTTTACTGTTGAAGCGACTGAACTTCTCCATAGGCACTGAAAtcccacatttcttctgtgaGCTGACTCAGTTTCTCAGTG from Sciurus carolinensis chromosome 17, mSciCar1.2, whole genome shotgun sequence encodes the following:
- the LOC124967975 gene encoding olfactory receptor 867-like; amino-acid sequence: MEEVNHTSVSQFLLTGLSDDPKLQPVLFALFLSMYLVTVLGNLLIILAVSSDSHLHTPMYFFLSNLSLVDICFISTTVPKMLVNIQAQSKDISYIECCTQVYFLIIFIGMDNFLLSVMAFDRFVAICHPLNYTVIMSPRLCALLVLMSWLIMFWVSLIHILLLKRLNFSIGTEIPHFFCELTQFLSVASSDTHVNYIVMYVLSALLGVIPMTGILFSYSQIVSSLLKMSSIVNTYKAFSTCGSHLCVVSLFYGTAFGVYLSSAVAHASPRYLITSVMYSVVTPMLNPFIYSLRNKDVKGALRSFLGRAAFGL